A genomic segment from Methanobacterium bryantii encodes:
- a CDS encoding cell wall biosynthesis protein has product MYTEIILSFMISAILTLLFSWIIKKSSSSLYTSVRGGTPRAVGIAPFIAILLFLPLNYSYLVALIGIFAFLDDLIGRKKTKMLPFEIGQLSRGMGMLAVAVIGFFYVGPASILIALMIQPLNIADMQPGAACSTVIIMCILALILAVPAGLSIYIPLVVLAACIGYAPLDYKGKIMMGEIGNHSFAVALGIAYAVLGGVYGSVSSMGYSIGSFLGVLALFIITLFVISFIRRKNLNIFLEEKLDIKNPYFGDYIMDVLTGGGLGDLIRKIILGKREIIIKKHLFKILGFRRLFYNPHAYK; this is encoded by the coding sequence ATGTATACCGAGATCATTCTATCATTCATGATATCTGCTATTTTAACACTGCTGTTTAGCTGGATAATTAAAAAAAGCAGCAGTAGTTTATATACCAGTGTTAGGGGAGGAACACCCCGTGCCGTTGGAATTGCACCATTTATAGCCATATTGCTATTTTTACCTTTAAATTACAGTTATCTTGTAGCTTTAATTGGGATTTTTGCATTTTTAGATGATTTAATTGGAAGGAAAAAAACTAAAATGCTGCCGTTCGAGATAGGTCAGCTTTCAAGAGGCATGGGAATGCTTGCCGTAGCTGTAATTGGATTTTTTTATGTTGGACCTGCTTCAATCTTGATTGCACTTATGATTCAACCTTTAAATATTGCAGATATGCAGCCAGGAGCTGCCTGTTCTACTGTGATTATTATGTGCATTCTTGCGCTTATTTTAGCAGTGCCTGCAGGATTATCCATTTATATTCCCCTGGTTGTTCTGGCAGCGTGTATTGGCTACGCCCCGCTGGACTATAAAGGAAAGATCATGATGGGTGAAATTGGAAATCACTCATTTGCTGTAGCACTTGGAATTGCTTATGCAGTTTTAGGTGGAGTCTACGGCAGTGTTTCCAGTATGGGATATTCAATTGGGAGTTTTTTAGGAGTACTGGCCTTATTTATCATTACATTATTTGTTATATCATTTATAAGAAGAAAGAATCTAAACATCTTTTTAGAGGAGAAACTAGACATAAAAAATCCATATTTTGGAGATTATATCATGGATGTTCTTACTGGAGGGGGCCTTGGAGACCTAATACGTAAAATCATCCTTGGAAAACGTGAAATCATTATAAAAAAGCATTTATTTAAAATTTTAGGATTTAGAAGACTTTTCTATAACCCTCATGCTTACAAATAA